The DNA window AACATGGTTTTTCTGGGTGAGATGCATTTTATTATATATATTATAATCAAATTCATTTAAAATTTTTGTTGGTTATTATGGGTTATGAATTACGATAGAAACAATCACAGCAAGTATTTGTTAATGTATTATATCATATTTATTTGTCAATATCGCAGAAATGCATTAATGGGATTTGAAGATAGTTTAAAAGATATTTAAATTACAATTGCATCAAAATCAGATTTTGATATTGTAGAAATGGAATGCGACAAAGACCATATACATATTTTAGTGAAATCCAAACCAAAAATTAGTATATTATCAGTTATTAGAAAATTGAAGCAAGAATCAACATACCTTATGTGGAAAAACCACAAAAAAACATCTAAAAATGTATTACTGGAATGAAAATACTCTATGGAGTGATGGATACTTCTGTTGCACAATAGGAAACGTAAGCAAAAAAAACAATTACAGAATATATACGCAGTCAAGGTTAATATTCAAATTAGACGGTATTCATCCCTTTGTTTCATTTCAAAGAAATGAAACTCGCATTAAATCTACGATTTGATGCGATGCTAAAGACATAAGGGTTTTCTACCTTCTGTTATTATAAAAAATTACATATGCAGAATTATTGGACATATTCATGGATTCTGCAATTTTATTTTTGTGACAAATTCCCTGCAATCACTGCAGATCCAGTGATTATAGATGCTGAAAGTAAAATATAGTTCCCAACAACCTGATAATTTGCAGAGTTTGCTACATATTCTACCATATAGGTTGCTAGGAAAAGGGCAATAATTGAAAAAACGAGCATTGATGCAGCAGATAATATATTTCCAAGTGTTTTTTGTAGAACATTTTCTGTATCATTCATGTAATCACCATAAAATTTGCTACTGTTCAAATTTTTATCTAAAGTATAATTTAATTTTTCTATCACATTTATTACAACATTTTTAGTGTTGTACTATCAATAGATTTATAGGATGACCTTCAATTAAAAAGTAAGGTATTATTTATGTTTTTAAATATATGGTGAATAAAAAAATACAGTTAGGCTTGCTTCTGGGTCAGTAAAATCCACAATGATGTCAAGTATTACAATCAACAGAGCAAGAATTATTGTAATTGAAATGATGGTATTTTTCTTACTAAAGTCTTCCAATACTTTAGAATAAATATTAAAGCCCATATACTACTCTCAAATATTTAATGATTAATAATTATGGTAGTTTCATTATTTAACTTTGTCTAAATATATATTAAAATTAATGTAAATTTATTTATTGACTTTATTCAGTGGATTTAACAAGTGTAAACCAGAACACAGACCCTTTTCCTTCGGGGTTGTCATCAACTCCCACATATCCACCATGCAAATCAACAACCATTTTTACGATAGCAAGTCCAAAACCAGTACCTTTTATGCCTTTTTTATCTTTCCTTGAGAACCTGTCAAAAAGGTGGGGCTTGTCTTCGTCGGGAACACCCTCTCCAAAATCAGCAACGTTTATTCTCCAGAAATTGCCTTTATCAGTAAGATAGATTTTAATTGTACTGTTTTCAGGGCTGTATTTAATGGCATTTGATAGTAAGTTAGCAATTGCCTGTTCAATCATCGGGTTGATTCTGCACAGGTGTTCATTCTCTGCTAAGACCTCTGTTTTAAGGTTTTTATTAATTAACTGGAATTGGAAATCATCAACAATTTTTCTGATTATCTCTACGATGTCCCTGTTTTCAAATTCAATATTTTCAGTGTTTTCAAGTTTAGCAAACTCTGAAGCGTTTTCAAGCAGTTCTATAATTTTATCATTGCTTGATTGAATCTTTTTGAGCATCTGAATTTTGCTGGTATCACTTTCTTTGTTAATCAACAATTTTGCGTAGCCGCTTATAATACTAGCAGGATTCAGGAGGTCGTGTCTTATGATATCAGTAAAAGTGTCTTTAAATTCATTGGATTTTTCATATTGATCTATAATTTCCTTGGATTCCCTGAACAATGTAAAATATGATAGTGGCAGTAGTGTAACAATCAATATGAGTATGAAACTAAACATGTAAATATTGATAGTTCCTAGTCCTTCATCTAATAAATCCTCATCGTAACTGGCTACAAGATAATATTCTCTACCTTCAAGTTTAGAAGCATATATTTTTTTGTCCTTAGAATTATTATATTCTTCCAGTTTTTCGGTTTTCACAATGTTATAATCAATACAATTAGTTTTATGATTGCATTCATATTTTTCAAAAAAATCTGTAGTATTAAAAAGGCAGACTTCATATCCAAGTAATGAATCATTGGACATTATTGGTTTTTTTATGTAGAGAATGGTTTGGTCGTCTTCGTTAATCACATCAAATTTTTTATCGGTTTCATAATATCTATTAAAAAACGTTAGATTACCGTAATGAGCAACCCTTGTGTTGTTGAATGTTGTTCTTTTAGAAGCTAATATATCATCGTAAGCCAATGAACCATATAATGAATATTTAGGTTGGGTACAATCTCTTAGCTCTTTCAGAGACAAATTACCCTGATGATAAGAAAGTAATTTTTTTCTGAGCATCAATCGATTTGTTAATGCGATGACTTTTCCTTCATAGGAACCTATTGTATATTCCATATCATTGAAATTCAATCGAATATCATGTTCTATGTCATCTTTTTTATTCTGCACAACAGTCTGTTCAATCGGGACATAAAATGCAATAGATGATACTATTAGAACAGTTAATATAAATACTATTACGTATTTTTTAAATTTATAAGCAAGTGGGTTCATAACTGATTAACCACTCATTAATCAAAATCTGAAAGGGTTAAACTTATTGTTTAACCCCTGGCAGCACTGACTTCAGATACATCTGCCAACTGCTTGATGGTCAGTACATTTTCAAGGTCAAGGAGGATTAATAACCTGTCATCCAGTTTGCCTACACCTTTTATGAAATCAGAGTTTATTTTAGACGTTATCATATCTGGGGCAGGTTCTACATTTGATTTTGCAATGCTTAATACTTCACTGACAGAATCAACCGTCATGCCAAGGATATTGCCACCGATTTCAACAACAATTATCCTGTTGTCATCATCCTCTTCTTTAATTGGTAACTCGAGTATTTTCTCAAGGTTTATAACAACTATGATATTGCCGCGTATATTTATGACGCCTTTTACATAGTCAGGAGCCTGTGGTATACGTGTACCCTGATGCATCCGTATAATTTCCTGCACCTGCATTATGTCCACACCGAACTCTTCGCCGCCAAGCTGGAAAACAACCAGCTGCATGGATTCATTTTCTTGACCATCTATATATGCATCTGTTTCTACAGTTTCTTGAGCCATAAAATCGTCTCCTATAAAGGCATATCATGGATTATTTACTGTTCTTGTCCTTCTTATCAGAAGAATCAACTTTGAAAGACTTTACAGATTGGTTCAGTTCTTCAGCCATCTGATTCAAATCCTGAGCGGATTTGGATAACTCTTGCATGGAAGATGTCTGTTCTTCAACAGATGCAGATGCTTCTTCAGTACTGGATGAAGATTCTTCAGCAATAGATGACACTTCTTCAACAGATGAGGTAACCTCTTCAACAGATGCAGATAATTCTTCAGCAGATGATGCAATATCCTGCACCATATTATCAGCTTCACTGGTTTTTCCGACGACATTTGACATGGAATTTACAGTTTCATCAAGCGCCTGTGAACCGTTTTCGATTTCCTGTGAACTATTTTCCATCGAACTTACAGCTTCGCCTGTGCTGTTTTGTATTTCCTGTATCAAATCACCGATTTGCTGGGCTGAATTGCTGGATTCTTCGGCAAGTTTACGGACTTCATCAGCAACGACAGCAAACCCACGACCCTGTTCACCGGCTCTTGCAGCTTCTATGGCTGCATTGAGAGCAAGGAGATTGGTCTGGTCTGCTATGTTTGTAATCATGCTGACAATCTCACCGATCTTTTTGGACTTATTATCTAACTCTCTGACAACTTCAGATGTTTGTTCAGAGGTTGTCTGGATGTTTTCCATTTTACTTTTGAGTTCTTTGGACTGTTCACCAACCTCATTCACCAGTTTATTGACTTCAGTAACAGTTTCAGAGGTTTTCTGTGCATTACTTGAAACATCCTGTATGCTCGTGGACATATCGTTCATGGTGCTTGATACTTCCTGTATCTTGGTGGACTGATTTTGAGCACCATTTGTAATCTCGGTTATCGTGTCAGAAATCTGGTTTGCAGAAGATGTCAATTGTTCTGATGAAGCAGATAGTTCTTCGGATGTAGAAGAAACCTGGGAAGCACTTTCTTTTATATTTTCTACGAGGTTTTTGAGGTTATCCTGCATCTCTTCTATAGTATCAGCAAATTCTTTAAGATCTCCTTTTGTATCTACATTTATCGATTGTGTAAGGTCACCATCTGCAATAGCTTCAGCAACTCTTTTGGTTTCATTAAGGGGTTCGACAATAGCATCAAGTGTGTTATTTATACCTTTAATGACATTTCTGAATCCCACAATATCGTAATTGTCAGGGTTGCCTCTTGTACTGAGTTTCCCATTAAGTGCGTCATCTACAAGTCCTTCTACTTCTGAAACTGCCTGGTTTTCCTCGGTAATATCGATGACATATTCCAGACCACCGACTATTTCACCTTTATTATCTTTAATAGGCGCCCCTGTGTAGCGTATAGGCAGCTCACCAGATGGCAGTTTAGCAACAGTATCATCTGTAAAAGTACCGTCTTTTTGCATTGCTTTGGCGACCTGACAGTTCTCGGTGTTGCAGTGTCCAGTGTTGAATAGATTGTAACACTTTTTACCCTCGCATTCTTCAGTTGTTTTGCCAACTGCCTCGGCACCTGCATTGTTCATGAATTGTACATTCATGTTTTTGTCAATAACCATCACGGGAGTAGGGACATTGTTCAAATATTCTGCTTTCTGTTTAGCTTCGTCAAGAGCTTTCTTTGTATCTGTAATATCAACCACGTATTCGACAGCACCATTGATATTACCATCAGAATCTTTCAAAGGAGCTCCAGTGTATTGAATTGGAATATGTTTACCTTTAGGGTCGCATATCGTTTCACCGGTTCCAACAGAACCTGTTCTCATTGCCTGGTCGCATCGACATTCACCAGTATTACAATGTGGAGTCTTAAAAAGTTCGTAGCACTTCTTGCCTATGCATTCCTCTTGACCCATGTCGAGGACTTCTGCACCCGATGAATTGAGAAATGTCACAGTAAACTCTTTATCAATCGTCATTATCGGTGTTGGCAGCAGTTCTATTATTTCAGCTTTTGACTCAGTGTCACTGACCTTTTTTGTGAGATTATCAAGCATCGAGTTAACTGAATGTGCTGTTTCCCGATCTACTCCGTTCTGGGTATCAAGCCTGGCATCAAGTTTTCCATCCTGTATATTGTTGGCGACCTTTACTACGTCCTGTTTTGTTTCATTATCATTTCCAAATAGATTGAACAATTTGGATTCCTCCGTGGTTTTTCCGTTGAATGGATTGATCATTTACGATTTTTTATTTAGTATCGACAATGACCAAAGCTTCATCATAATGATCATCCTCATTATTATGATTAACCTAAATATATTTAGAAGTTGATTATATAAAGGTTCTCAAAAGTTCTATCAGTGTTAACAGTGGAATATAATTAAAGATGTTAAATGTTAATCCACGTATTCATCTCGAAAGTAACGTATGTTACTTATATTATGAACATAAAAAATTATTTCATGTATGTTTATGTTCATATCAGTTTATAAATTGGACATGAATTATATTTATTTGTTCATAATTATATATCATCAAGAGATATAAAAACGGATTTATAATATCTCCCTCAAAAAACAGAAAAAACGGATAGCTCCATTGTTGGATGGGCTTACTCCTCTTGCCCATAAAACAAGTTGGATGGTTAAAAAACAGAAAAACGGAAACTTAAGACTACCCCCATAGTCTGATGTATATACCTTAAGAAGCAGGGTAAAACCCTGTTTTTCTACTTTTCTTGATTTGTAATTTCATTTATTAAAAATTAGAATGATATCCCGGTACATTAAGAAAAAAATGCTTAATCTGCTTTTTTGACAGTTATCCAGAACATAGAACCCTTACCCTCCGGGTTATCTTCAACACCAATATTACCGCCGTGAAGCTCCACTACATTCTTGACGATGGAAAGCCCTATGCCCTTACCCAGAGATTTTTCACCACTGCCTCTTTTGAATCTGTCGAACAAGCGTTCTTTTTCATCGTCCGGGATGCCGGGACCTGAATCTATTACCCGGATTTTCCAGTAATCATTATCATCAACTATATCTACAATTATTTCACTGTTTTCCGGACTGTATTTTATAGAATTGGATATTAGATTAGAGAATGCCTGTTCTATAATCGAATTTACATAAGCGTAATAACCGCCCTGATTTACAAAAACAATATTCATGTTTTTATCAGTCAACTTGTCCTGCAAACTATCGATAACATTTTCAATTATATGGCCCAAATCAAGATGCTCATACTCGATATGATCCATGCATTCAACTCGTGCAAGGTCGCCGGCTTTTTCAATCAAATCGATAGCCCGGTTATTGTTGTTTATAATCTTTTCAATAATCTCAAGTTTTTTAGGGTCGGTTTCATTTTTGTAGAGTATTTCTGCAAACCCTTTTGAAATGCCGACAGGATTTTTAAGGTCGTGTCTTAAGATGTCAGAAAACATCTCCCGTGTTTCATTTAATTTTTCCAGTTCAATTTCTGAGAGTTTTCTTTTCGTTATATTTAGATGGTATGCAAGTACTGGTCTGGGTTTTTCATCTTTAAGGGGAATAACCTTCATTATGTACCAGCGTCTCTTGTTCGGTGCATGGCAGGGGTATTCCAGTTCAAAATATTCTCTCTTGCCATGTATAACATTCCTTATGCCCTCCGCAGCAATTGGTGCTTCTTCTGAATTTTCACCGGTTGCCTCATCACATACTGTAAGATAATTTGTCTCCTCACTGCAGTGTTCTGGTGGCAGATCATTATCTCTTGCGAAATCTCTCCAGCTATCGTTTACATAAAGGATAGTGCCATCGGTATCAATAACTACAAAGTTGTCAGGTAGGTCTTTGATTATATTGTCTTTTAAATCAGGCAATTCAGGTTTGTATGTTATCTCATAATTCATTTCTATTAAATATTAACTCTGATTAATTATATTATATTGTTGGTATAAAATTAATTAATATGGTATAGTGATTAATTTACTTTACCTGTAACAATAATAATTAATCGTGTAAAATTTATAGAAGGAAATCATATATTTCTATTTATGTGGTATTATGGGGAGTGTGAATTTTCGAAAAAATATAACAAAAATATATTTAGTTGAACCAGCTAATGGGGAACTTTAAATATATGTGTAAAAGGTAAACAATCTAAAACAAACGACGACGGAATTCTGGCTACAGACTATTTTGGCAATAAACTGAAAGTCAAACCAGAAGTCAGTGATGCATCTGTATATATCAAATCACCGAAATCTAATTGGATATATATCGGCAGAAATATAGAACATGAATCCGGCTGTAACGAGCTGGGTACGCAAATTATACAGGACAAATTACCTGCTGAGACAGTATACGAATATAATACTTTCAGAAGGAAAACAAAGAAATTAACCTCTCTTGCGGTGATAGTTAAAGAAAAAGTTAGTGAAAGTGTAAATGAAATGATTAAAGTATGAATTAGCTCGTTTTATCTTTCAATTTTACTACTTATCAATATTTAAAGTGAAACAGCCAAGAAAAATATCGGTTTATTTTCATCTCATAGTACATTATTTTATTAGTTTTAAAGACTCATCGCAAGTTTGATGTATCAGTTACTATATAAATTAATATATATATAGGGGCTTCTATTTGCAAAATTACAGTGAACTATTAAGTACAACTGAATTATTAAATTCAGTTTTTGAATCCATAAAAGAAGGCGTTTGCCTTCATGAAATAATCTATGACTCTAATAATAATCCTGTGGATTACAGGATTATAGATACCAATCCTGCGTATGAATCTATTATCGGTTTGAAAAGAGAAGACGTTTCTGGAAAGAAAGCCTCAGATATTTATGGTACAATTGAACCACCATACCTGCATCTCTATGCAAAAACAGCAGAAACGGGTGAAAAAGCATACTTTGAAACATTTTTCCCTCCACTTAACAAACATTTCAGTATTTCAGTAATATCCCCTGGAAGAGGAATGTTTATCACAATATTTACCGACATCACGGGTCAGAAAAACATAGATAAAGAACTGGAAGCCATTTATGAAAACAGTCCTGTAGTGTCTATGGTAGTTGATTCTGATAGAAGAATTATTAAAATGAACAAAAGTGCCGAACAGTTCGCAGGAGCAATTTCTGATGAAGTTAAAGGAATGAAGGGTGGTGACGCTTTAAGGTGTCTACATTCACTGGACGATCCTGATGGCTGCGGGTTTGGACCACACTGTAAATAGTGCACTGTGAGGAAAACTGTTCTTGACACGTTGGAAACTGGTAAAAGCCACTACAATGTAGAAGCAAGTTTGCCGTTTATGATTGGTGGATGTATAAATCACCTTACCTTTCTCCTATCCACTTCACCCATCAAAGTTGAAAACGAGTCTAAAGTTTTAGTAAATTTCCTGGATATCAGCGAACGCAAAAAAGTTCAGGAAGATTTGCGAAAAGAAAAGAAGTTTTTTGAAAGAGTAGCAGAAACGAGTCCGATTTCTATAACGCATTTAGACAAATCCGGAAACATTATATATGCTAACCATACCGCTGAGAAAGTTCTGGGTTTGTCTAAAAATGATATTAATAGAAGAACTTATGATGATGTAAAATGGAAGATCACGGATTATGATGGAAATGATTTTCCACAGGATGAACTACCATTTGAACTGGTTAAAAAATATCATCAACCTGTATACGATGTTCAGCATGCGATTGAATGGAAAAACGGCAAAAGGATATATTTGTCTATAAATGCTGCACCTATATTTGATAAATATGGTAATTTTGACGGCATGATAGCAGCCATCGAAGATATAACAAAGCAGAAGAATACTGAATCCAACCTCGAACATGCTTTATATAATTCACATGAAAGAGAAAAAGAAATTAATGAACTTTTGAATGCAACCCGTACTATTCTGGAGGTAAATGATTTCAACACAGCAGCGAGGTACATCTTTGATTCATGTTCCAGACTTTTAGGAGCAAAAGCAGGATATGTATCCCTATTATCTGATACAGGAGATGAGAATGAAATTCTGTTTTTGGAGGATGGAGGAATGCCGTGTTCTGTTGATATTGATCTTCCAATTCCAGTAAGAGGTTTAAGTGCTGAAGTATCCCGTACTGGTGATGTGGTTTATGATAATGATTTCATGAACAGTAATAGGGTTAAATATATGCCGGAATGTCATATGAATTTGCCTAATGTCCTTATATCTCCATTAACTGTGGATGGAAAAACATTAGGTTTTATGGGGTTTGCCTATAAAGAAGGGGGATTTACGGATAATGATGCTCAACTTGCTAAAACGTTTGGTGAATACGCTGCAATAGCTTTGAAGAACAGCAAGGCGTTTCAAGCACTGGAGAAAAGCGAAGAGCGATATCGTTCTATATTTGAAACTGCTGCGAGTTTGATAACCTCTGTAGATGAAAACGGAACTATAGTTGATTGTAATAACCAGATAAAAAATATTCTCGGATATGAAAA is part of the Methanohalobium evestigatum Z-7303 genome and encodes:
- a CDS encoding chemotaxis protein CheW gives rise to the protein MAQETVETDAYIDGQENESMQLVVFQLGGEEFGVDIMQVQEIIRMHQGTRIPQAPDYVKGVINIRGNIIVVINLEKILELPIKEEDDDNRIIVVEIGGNILGMTVDSVSEVLSIAKSNVEPAPDMITSKINSDFIKGVGKLDDRLLILLDLENVLTIKQLADVSEVSAARG
- a CDS encoding methyl-accepting chemotaxis protein is translated as MFNLFGNDNETKQDVVKVANNIQDGKLDARLDTQNGVDRETAHSVNSMLDNLTKKVSDTESKAEIIELLPTPIMTIDKEFTVTFLNSSGAEVLDMGQEECIGKKCYELFKTPHCNTGECRCDQAMRTGSVGTGETICDPKGKHIPIQYTGAPLKDSDGNINGAVEYVVDITDTKKALDEAKQKAEYLNNVPTPVMVIDKNMNVQFMNNAGAEAVGKTTEECEGKKCYNLFNTGHCNTENCQVAKAMQKDGTFTDDTVAKLPSGELPIRYTGAPIKDNKGEIVGGLEYVIDITEENQAVSEVEGLVDDALNGKLSTRGNPDNYDIVGFRNVIKGINNTLDAIVEPLNETKRVAEAIADGDLTQSINVDTKGDLKEFADTIEEMQDNLKNLVENIKESASQVSSTSEELSASSEQLTSSANQISDTITEITNGAQNQSTKIQEVSSTMNDMSTSIQDVSSNAQKTSETVTEVNKLVNEVGEQSKELKSKMENIQTTSEQTSEVVRELDNKSKKIGEIVSMITNIADQTNLLALNAAIEAARAGEQGRGFAVVADEVRKLAEESSNSAQQIGDLIQEIQNSTGEAVSSMENSSQEIENGSQALDETVNSMSNVVGKTSEADNMVQDIASSAEELSASVEEVTSSVEEVSSIAEESSSSTEEASASVEEQTSSMQELSKSAQDLNQMAEELNQSVKSFKVDSSDKKDKNSK
- a CDS encoding sensor histidine kinase; this translates as MNPLAYKFKKYVIVFILTVLIVSSIAFYVPIEQTVVQNKKDDIEHDIRLNFNDMEYTIGSYEGKVIALTNRLMLRKKLLSYHQGNLSLKELRDCTQPKYSLYGSLAYDDILASKRTTFNNTRVAHYGNLTFFNRYYETDKKFDVINEDDQTILYIKKPIMSNDSLLGYEVCLFNTTDFFEKYECNHKTNCIDYNIVKTEKLEEYNNSKDKKIYASKLEGREYYLVASYDEDLLDEGLGTINIYMFSFILILIVTLLPLSYFTLFRESKEIIDQYEKSNEFKDTFTDIIRHDLLNPASIISGYAKLLINKESDTSKIQMLKKIQSSNDKIIELLENASEFAKLENTENIEFENRDIVEIIRKIVDDFQFQLINKNLKTEVLAENEHLCRINPMIEQAIANLLSNAIKYSPENSTIKIYLTDKGNFWRINVADFGEGVPDEDKPHLFDRFSRKDKKGIKGTGFGLAIVKMVVDLHGGYVGVDDNPEGKGSVFWFTLVKSTE
- a CDS encoding sensor histidine kinase, giving the protein MNYEITYKPELPDLKDNIIKDLPDNFVVIDTDGTILYVNDSWRDFARDNDLPPEHCSEETNYLTVCDEATGENSEEAPIAAEGIRNVIHGKREYFELEYPCHAPNKRRWYIMKVIPLKDEKPRPVLAYHLNITKRKLSEIELEKLNETREMFSDILRHDLKNPVGISKGFAEILYKNETDPKKLEIIEKIINNNNRAIDLIEKAGDLARVECMDHIEYEHLDLGHIIENVIDSLQDKLTDKNMNIVFVNQGGYYAYVNSIIEQAFSNLISNSIKYSPENSEIIVDIVDDNDYWKIRVIDSGPGIPDDEKERLFDRFKRGSGEKSLGKGIGLSIVKNVVELHGGNIGVEDNPEGKGSMFWITVKKAD
- a CDS encoding PAS domain-containing protein, which codes for MQNYSELLSTTELLNSVFESIKEGVCLHEIIYDSNNNPVDYRIIDTNPAYESIIGLKREDVSGKKASDIYGTIEPPYLHLYAKTAETGEKAYFETFFPPLNKHFSISVISPGRGMFITIFTDITGQKNIDKELEAIYENSPVVSMVVDSDRRIIKMNKSAEQFAGAISDEVKGMKGGDALRCLHSLDDPDGCGFGPHCK